GGCGACGCAGTCGGTCCATGAGACGGCCAGCCAGCGGCGGAATGACGACCAGTAGCAGAGCAGACAGCGCGGAAGCCATAAATCCGGTCACGGCGGGCATGTGCATCACACGAGTCGCATAGCTCGGCATGAAGTAGACAACCGCGTAAACCGGTATGCTTTGCCCCATTATCATCAGCATCGCCAGCAGGATCGTCGGCCCGTGTTCGCGACACAGTTCGGTAAGCGGTGTGCCGGCATGTCTGGCGGTGCTGGTGAAAATCGGATCGTCGCGAAGCCGAAGACGAACATAGAGGCCGACTGGCGCGATCAAGAGACCGATCAGGAACGGGATTCGCCAGCCCCACGATGCAAGCGCTGCCGGCGACACCGTGCTGGTGATTAGCAGCCCCAGGGATGCGCCCAGCAACGCGGCCGCCCCCTGGCTCGCGAGCTGCCAGCTGACCAGATAGCCACGGCGCGACTCGGGCCCCGCCTCCAGCACGAATGCAGCGGCAACGCCGATGTCGCCGCCAACGGCAAAGCCCTGCAACGACCGGCCGGCAATGATGATGAGCGGCGCAATCACGCCGATGCTGGCAAACGACGGGCACAGAGCGAGCGTGGCGGTTCCCAGCGCCATCATCCAGCTGGTCCGCGCCATCGCTGCACGGCGTCCCACACGGTCCGCGTAAGCGCCAATGACCATCGCGCCAACAGGCCTCATGAAAAAGCCGACGCCGAACGTGCCGACCGCCCACAATAGTGACGTCATCGGATCGTTCGCCGGGAAGAAGCGGTCTCCGATCATCACCGCGAAGAATCCGAATACGGTGAAATCGAACATTTCGAGGCCGGTCACAAGCGATGCTGCGACGATGGTCTTGAGAAGATCACGGGGATGTTTCTGATTGCCGGCAGGCAGGTCGCACGTCGAAAAGTGAGGCGTGAACATTCTTTTTGCAGGATGGTCAGTAGTGGCGCATGCGTTTCACGTTGAAAATGCATTCTTGCTACGAAACGCATTGCACGATACCACGCGTGCGCCCACACTGGATTCATCGACCGCGAAACTCGGGTGAGCGTTGCTGCGCGAATGCTTCCAGCCCTTCCCTCATATCGTCGCCAGCGCACGCTATCCTGCGAAGCTCCGCGATTCTTTCCATCGCTTCGACTGGCACCGGCACGACGTCTTCGAGAATGCGCAATTGCTCTTTGACCACAGAAATTGCCAACGGCGCTTTGGTCGCAATACCCTTGGCCATCTCCAGCGCAACGGCCTCGACGTCGGCTGGCTGAACCAGGCGATTGAGCACGCCGTGGCGCTCGGCTTCATGGGCCTCAAGCGGTCGTGCGCAAAAAAACATCTCCTTCAGGATATGGATCGGCAGGCTGTTGATGAATCGGAGCAGACCGCTCGTGCTGTAGGGAAGACCGATATTCGCTGGCGTCATGGCAAATCGGACCGTCGTGTCGGCCACGACGAGGTCGCAGCTCATCACCAGGTCGACCGCCCCACCCCATACGGAGCCCGACACCATTGCGATCACGACGCCGGGATAGGCTCGCACCTTCCGTAGAACGCGCTCCAGTGGCTTACCCCAGGCGATCGGGTCGTGGTCCGCCTCGAGTTCACCGAGGTCGTGGCCCGCGCTCCAGACCTTCTCGCCCACCCCACTCGTCAATATCACAACTGGCACGCCATTCGATGCAAGGACCGTCAGTTGATCCTGCAACGCGCCCAGTAATTCCGCATTCAAGGCATGGTGCCTGGAAGCGTTGCGAAAAACCACCTTTGCAATGCGATCTTCAATGATTTCAGTAGTGACCTTCACACATTCTTCCGGTGCACTCGCACTCATTTCGTTACTCCACATGTCGCGGCAGACCGCGCTCCACCCCCGGCAGGCGGGGAACTTGATAAAGGACTCCCGCGCAGGGTAACTCATCGAGCGCCGATTCGCTAAAGCCGGTCTCGCGCGAGCCCCTGGCAACACCGAGCGTGCGTCCTGAATGTGCGGATGACATCGCGCCGCGCCCACGGCGTGCGAGGCGTGCGCAGTGCCGATGCGATTGCGTCAGCTGGCCGGGTCCGATGCCAATGCAATCCGCGCCTTCTCCTCCGGACTATTCGCCTTGTAATATTTGTCCGCCCACTTGCGGTCAGGTTGCAGCATCAGACGTTGAACGGTTCTATGCTGCTGCTCATCAATGCCAACGGCGCGAGCCCGATAGTGCTCGTATAGCCGCATGAACTCGGCGAGGTAAATGGCGGCAATGCGCGTGTCCTTTATTTCGAGCAGGTTCTCGTCGTTGAAATGCTCAGAGTTGTTGCTCATATTTGCCGAGCCCGTGTAGACAATCGGATTGTCTCCCTCTGCGTCGATGACAATGAACTTATGGTGGATGATGACCGGTGCGTAACCCGGCGCGACTTCGCCAGGAAAAAGCTGGAGTTCGGGCTCGAATCCTTCGGGCACGGTCGCCGGGGAGAAGTACGATGCGTCGATCACGTCGCGGTTTTCCTTGCTTCGATGATAGAGCGCGAGGTTTGCCAGAGCCGTCGTATTCACCACCTCTCCCGCCTTTTGCGCCTCTTGCGCATTCTCAGCGGACTTCTCACTGATATTGTTAACGAGGCCGAACATCATTCGCCCCTTGTCGCCAGCAGCAAAACAGGCGTCGCGAAGCGGTTCATCTGTCGGCATGAAGAGGCAGAACAGAACGGAATGCTGCGCCTTGCCGATCGCTTCCACGATGGAGTCGATCTGGGTACGTCTGGTTTTCGTCTCCGGTGAGAAGCAAACGCGCACGGCAGCGCTTCCCACAGTCACGGCATCCGACCAGCCATTCGTGAGTTCGGCGGTCTGGCCGATGGACGGATTGCTGGCGATGGCTTTCGTTCTGTCGTCGTACAGTTTCGCGAGGTCAGCCGAATCAAACAGGTGAAGCACGTTAGCCTGTTCCGTGATGCCTTCCGTTGTGAAATTCGCAGAACCTGCAAGGACGAATGCCGGGTTGCCTTGTCTATCGCCCCTGTCCGTCACGACGAGCTTGTCGTGCATGATATGAGTCTTGTCACGTGGGCAAAAAGTCACGACGCTGCTCAGTGCATCGACCGCGGCTTGATTGGGTGATGGCGCGGAAGGTTTGCCTTTTTCGCGAACCAGGTGCGAATCGTAGACGACGGCAACGCTCCCTTTTCCGTGGGCCGTTCCAAAATCCTTGAATGCCGGTATCGCCCAAAGCGAGTCAGTCAGGTGATAGACCGCTGCTGCTGCGTGCGACGAATCCAGGAATATTTCCTTGAACACAAGCTGCATATCATTGGCGAGCCACGTTCGAAGTTGAAGCGCTTCTGCGGGCGGCGGCACGGTATGCGGATTGATTCCCAAGGCCTTGATTTGTCGTGCAAAAGCCTGTGAACTCACCACCGCACGGTTGAACCACGTACCCACGCCGTCTTCGATATGCGCCGGAAGCGTGACCTCACACGAACCCGCCTCCGCGTTCAGCAGATTCAGATTGTCCGGCGTACCGACTACCGGATAGACGGTGTATTTGAACTGCTTGCCTCTGTCGGCTTCCTCGATGCGCGCGTCCCACCACATGAATTTTTGAATCGGCGCAGTGTTCGAAGGCGCATCAGGCTTTCCGTCCGGCACGGGCCCTTTGAACGTGATTCGATTGGGGAGCCAGTTGCTTGCCTCATCGGATTGCCCGTCTGGACTCGTGAAACCCGGGGCTCGCTCGACGGCGAAACCCAGGAAGTCGGCGCGTGTCGCACCTTCTGGCCAGTCGAATGCGAGCAAAACCAACGTGGGGGAGAGATAACTGCGTATCTTCGTCGACATCGTTCACCTCTTCTCTGTTGGCCGAAACTTCCAGTTTCGACCAACAGTTTGTTGATACAGTGAACGGTGTATGTTGCGTAGATGTCGTTTCGATGACGCGGCCCAGTGCAACGAAAAAAGCACTTACTGCGGCGTGATATCTCTTTGCACCCGATGGATATGCTGCTCGACGTAGAACGCCGCGGCGTCGGCGTCTCCGCAGACAATGGCTTCGTAAATCAGCCGATGCTCCGCGACGTACAGTCGAATGCGAGCCGGGTCGTAAATCCCGTCGTCCTTAAGCCGCTTCCACAGCGACTGGTCCATGGTCGATGCGATCTCTTCCGCAAGTTTCGCGAGCAGCACATCACCCGTCATCACCGCCAGTTGACGATGAAAAAGCCTGTCGCTGTTGTTCCACAGCGCTCGCTCCTCGGGCG
The nucleotide sequence above comes from Paraburkholderia flagellata. Encoded proteins:
- the scpB gene encoding methylmalonyl-CoA decarboxylase, encoding MSASAPEECVKVTTEIIEDRIAKVVFRNASRHHALNAELLGALQDQLTVLASNGVPVVILTSGVGEKVWSAGHDLGELEADHDPIAWGKPLERVLRKVRAYPGVVIAMVSGSVWGGAVDLVMSCDLVVADTTVRFAMTPANIGLPYSTSGLLRFINSLPIHILKEMFFCARPLEAHEAERHGVLNRLVQPADVEAVALEMAKGIATKAPLAISVVKEQLRILEDVVPVPVEAMERIAELRRIACAGDDMREGLEAFAQQRSPEFRGR
- a CDS encoding phospholipase D-like domain-containing protein translates to MSTKIRSYLSPTLVLLAFDWPEGATRADFLGFAVERAPGFTSPDGQSDEASNWLPNRITFKGPVPDGKPDAPSNTAPIQKFMWWDARIEEADRGKQFKYTVYPVVGTPDNLNLLNAEAGSCEVTLPAHIEDGVGTWFNRAVVSSQAFARQIKALGINPHTVPPPAEALQLRTWLANDMQLVFKEIFLDSSHAAAAVYHLTDSLWAIPAFKDFGTAHGKGSVAVVYDSHLVREKGKPSAPSPNQAAVDALSSVVTFCPRDKTHIMHDKLVVTDRGDRQGNPAFVLAGSANFTTEGITEQANVLHLFDSADLAKLYDDRTKAIASNPSIGQTAELTNGWSDAVTVGSAAVRVCFSPETKTRRTQIDSIVEAIGKAQHSVLFCLFMPTDEPLRDACFAAGDKGRMMFGLVNNISEKSAENAQEAQKAGEVVNTTALANLALYHRSKENRDVIDASYFSPATVPEGFEPELQLFPGEVAPGYAPVIIHHKFIVIDAEGDNPIVYTGSANMSNNSEHFNDENLLEIKDTRIAAIYLAEFMRLYEHYRARAVGIDEQQHRTVQRLMLQPDRKWADKYYKANSPEEKARIALASDPAS
- a CDS encoding MFS transporter, whose amino-acid sequence is MFTPHFSTCDLPAGNQKHPRDLLKTIVAASLVTGLEMFDFTVFGFFAVMIGDRFFPANDPMTSLLWAVGTFGVGFFMRPVGAMVIGAYADRVGRRAAMARTSWMMALGTATLALCPSFASIGVIAPLIIIAGRSLQGFAVGGDIGVAAAFVLEAGPESRRGYLVSWQLASQGAAALLGASLGLLITSTVSPAALASWGWRIPFLIGLLIAPVGLYVRLRLRDDPIFTSTARHAGTPLTELCREHGPTILLAMLMIMGQSIPVYAVVYFMPSYATRVMHMPAVTGFMASALSALLLVVIPPLAGRLMDRLRRRKPLALVASGCSALLVYPVFLMFSRATSAAPILCGVALFSIMMAFSAVAVTLLVLEALPARVRASGMAVSHALSVALFGSTAQFIVTGLIKWTGDPLSAAWYVAPACGVSFCAVMLFKERRIEP